A single region of the Nicotiana sylvestris chromosome 6, ASM39365v2, whole genome shotgun sequence genome encodes:
- the LOC104225785 gene encoding uncharacterized protein: MDGDLAGEKRLLQLDELKEFRLHAYENAKLYKEKTKRWHDKHIQHREFKPGQEVLLFNSRLKLFPGKLKSRWSGPFIVVSVKPHGAVELRDMSSTGTFLVNGHRIKHY, from the coding sequence ATGGATGGGGACTTAGCTGGAGAGAAGAGGTTGTTGCAACTCGATGAGCTCAAGGAGTTTCGATTACATGCATATGAGAATGCCAAATTGTATAAAGAGAAGACTAAGAGGTGGCATGACAAGCACATTCAACATCGAGAGTTCAAGCCAGGGCAAGAAGTTCTGTTGTTCAATTCGAGGTTGAAGCTTTTCCCCGGAAAGCTTAAATCTCGTTGGTCGGGCCCTTTTATTGTGGTAAGCGTGAAGCCTCATGGAGCCGTGGAGTTGAGAGATATGAGTTCAACTGGCACTTTCTTGGTGAACGGTCACCGGATAAAACATTACTAG